The stretch of DNA TCCGGCGGCCCGATTTGTTCGCCGCCATTTTGGATTATCAAAAGCGCGAACGCCGCTACGGCGGTCTGGTGACAGAACCGCAACGCGCAGTTGTCAGCAGGGGCTAGAGGCTAGGGACTTGAGGCTAGAGACAGCCTTAGCCCCTAGCCCCCAGCCCCTAGCCCCTACCTTTATGGCACGTGTACTGACCGCCATTATTTTCCTGCCTTTCCTTTTCGCCGCGCTCTGGCTCGGTTCCCCGATCTATTTTGTGACACTGGCCGCGCTCGCCATTGTGCTGGGCCTGGTCGAGTATTACCGGCTGGCGAAAGCGGGCGGGGAAGCGCAGGGTTTAATCGCAGCGGCGGGAATCATCGCCGCTTTTTATTTTGGGCGGCACGATCTGGTGGCCGCGATTTTGGCCGCGCTGGTGGTCTTTGAATTGCTGGCGCAATTGTTCGGCAATCTCGATAGCGAAGACTTGTCGCACGTCTTGCCCGCAGCGGCGGAGCGCTTATTTGGCGTGCTCTATGTCGCGTTGCTGGGCGGTTACATCATCGCGCTGCGCACGGCGGGTGGCGATGATTTGCATTTGCCCGCCAAATTACTGACGCTCTTTTTCATTGTCGTGTTTGCGGGTGACACAGCCGCTTACTACACTGGCCGCACGCTGGGGAAACGCAAACTCGCGCCGCGCATCAGTCCGGGCAAAACGGTCGAAGGCGCCATCGGCGGCTTGGCTGGCAATGTCATCGCCGCGCTGATCGCGCATTACACCTTCTTCCCCGAATTGAAATTGACGCACGCCGTGCCGCTGGCGTTGGTCATGGGCTTTTTAGGCGCGACCGGCGACCTCTGCGAATCCATGTTGAAACGCGGCGCGAAAGCCAAAGACGCAGGGCGCCTGATCCCCGGACACGGCGGCGTGCTCGACCGGCTCGACAGCATGCTCTTTAACGCGCCGCTGCTCTATTACTACTATCAGGTCTTTCTGAAATCAGTAGTCAGTAGTCAGTAGTCGGTAGTCAGTAGCTTGAGCATACTGTTGCGGTCATCGCTCAAGCTACTGACTACCGACTGCTGACTACTGACTACCGACCACTGTTATGAAACAGCTTGCGATTCTAGGTTCGACGGGTTCGATTGGCTGCAACACGCTGCGCGTGGTGGAGGCGCTCAACGGCGCCTTCGGCATAGCGGCGTTGGGCGCGGGATCGAATGTCGAAGTGCTGGCCGAGCAAATCGTCCGGCATCAACCGCGTCTGGTTTCGGTGTCGGATGAAGCGAGTGCGGAAAAGTTGCGCTACGAATTGAGCCAGCGC from Acidobacteriota bacterium encodes:
- a CDS encoding phosphatidate cytidylyltransferase encodes the protein MARVLTAIIFLPFLFAALWLGSPIYFVTLAALAIVLGLVEYYRLAKAGGEAQGLIAAAGIIAAFYFGRHDLVAAILAALVVFELLAQLFGNLDSEDLSHVLPAAAERLFGVLYVALLGGYIIALRTAGGDDLHLPAKLLTLFFIVVFAGDTAAYYTGRTLGKRKLAPRISPGKTVEGAIGGLAGNVIAALIAHYTFFPELKLTHAVPLALVMGFLGATGDLCESMLKRGAKAKDAGRLIPGHGGVLDRLDSMLFNAPLLYYYYQVFLKSVVSSQ